One part of the Trichoplusia ni isolate ovarian cell line Hi5 chromosome 2, tn1, whole genome shotgun sequence genome encodes these proteins:
- the LOC113507299 gene encoding protein FAM50 homolog, giving the protein MAHYKGAASEAGRAMHLMKKREKAQQEIELRKKKIEEDLKMVNIENKFATHYDAVEQQLKSSTIGLVTLDEMKAKQEHIVREREKKLAQKKAEKEKERQKEIEAKQAQKNKQKRQIQALSFDMNEEEEEDDAQEDSEDSSVDEKPPLEDKSWRDKEEPLYKKIKKNPDVDTSFLPDREREEADLKLREELRLEWVMTQASLKDEPITVTFSYWDGSGHRRNVTLKKGNSIYQFLQRCLDTLRPEFSELKTVSADQLMYVKEDLILPHHYTFYDFIVTKARGKSGPLFQFDASDDVRLVNDATQEKQDSHAGKVLLRSWYERNKHIFPASRWEPYDPTKTYSKYTIKGK; this is encoded by the exons ATGGCTCACTACAAAGGAGCAGCTTCTGAGGCTGGGAGGGCTATGCACCTCATGAAAAAACGGGAGAAGGCTCAGCAAGAGATAGAGCTAcgcaaaaagaaaatagaagaaGACTTGAAGATGGTGAACATTGAGAATAAGTTTGCTACACACTACGATGCAGTAGAGCAACAGCTAAAAAGTTCTACCATCGGTCTCGTGACTCTTGATGAGATGAAAGCGAAACAGGAACACATAGTGCGGGAAAGAGAGAAAAAGTTAGCGCAGAAGAAGGCAGAGAAAGAGAAGGAAAGACAAAAAGAAATTGAAGCTAAACAGGCACAGAAAAACAAGCAGAAAAGACAG ATCCAAGCATTATCATTTGATATGAATGAAGAGGAAGAAGAAGACGATGCTCAGGAAGACAGTGAAGATTCATCTGTTGATGAGAAACCTCCTTTGGAAGACAAAAGTTGGAGAGACAAGGAAGAACCG ctttacaaaaaaataaagaagaatccCGATGTGGACACATCGTTCCTACCTGACAGAGAGAGAGAAGAAGCTGATCTTAAGTTACGAGAGGAACTGCGTCTTGAATGGGTGATGACACAAGCAAGTCTCAAGGATGAACCCATTACTGTCACATTCAGTTACTGGGACGGCTCGGGGCATAGACGAAATGTTACCTTGAAGAAAG GTAATTCCATATACCAGTTTTTACAAAGATGCTTGGACACACTGCGGCCAGAGTTCAGTGAACTCAAAACAGTGTCAGCTGATCAGCTGATGTACGTCAAAGAGGATCTGATACTGCCACATCactatacattttatgatttcATTGTTACTaag gctAGAGGTAAAAGTGGGCCTCTCTTCCAATTTGATGCCTCTGATGATGTCAGGCTTGTAAATGACGCTACGCAAGAAAAGCAGGACTCCCATGCTGGCAAAGTGTTACTAAG ATCTTGGTATGAAAGAAACAAACATATCTTCCCCGCCTCGCGATGGGAACCCTACGACCCAACAAAGACTTACTCCAAATACACCATTAAAGGCAAATGA
- the LOC113507305 gene encoding dehydrodolichyl diphosphate synthase complex subunit DHDDS, which yields MYLHKYYSWVGYEVNDVAMSWVKDNCLSFFQLFCIKVVKTGRVPQHIAFIMDGNRRYAKKNSVDTSAGHYKGFDKLSETLKWCLDLGVPEATVYAFSIENFKRNKDEVNALMDLARDKFQRLLEEIDQINEWGVRVHVAGRLSLLPKDLQALVSKAMLVTRNNNKLRLNIAYAYTGRDEISRAASHIVDGVKNNEISPEDIDDELVSQTLELGEAELLVRTSGEVRLSDFMLWQVSNTVLYFTEVLWPEFTIWNLLAAIIHFQRNAPPPKMKSSVSDKAQLFLDNLENHRHQQLEKYVNC from the exons atgtatttacataaatattatagttgGGTTGGTTACGAAGTAAATGACGTAGCAATGTCGTGGGTTAAGGATAACtgtctttctttctttcaactATTTTGTATCAAAGTTGTGAAGACCGGTCGAGTTCCGCAACATATAGCTTTTATTATGGACGGGAATCGTCGTTATGCGAAGAAGAACAGCGTAGACACCAGTGCTGGACATTACAAAGGCTTTGACAAACTTTCTGAAACCttgaag TGGTGCCTAGATCTTGGAGTGCCTGAAGCTACAGTGTATGCATTCAGCATAGAgaattttaaaaggaataaaGATGAAGTGAATGCTCTTATGGATTTAGCTAGAGACAAGTTTCAGAGACTATTGGAAGAAAT tgACCAAATTAATGAATGGGGTGTAAGAGTGCATGTTGCTGGTCGACTGTCCCTCTTACCAAAAGATTTACAGGCACTTGTATCTAAAGCCATGCTAGTCaccagaaataataataagcttAGACTCAACATCGCTTATGCCTATACAG gcAGGGATGAAATCAGCCGTGCTGCCTCACACATAGTGGATGGTGTCAAGAATAATGAGATATCACCTGAGGATATTGATGATGAACTTGTGTCACAAACTTTAGAACTGGGAGAAGCTGAATTACTTGTCAGAACTTCTGGAGAAGTTAGATTGTCTGACTTCATGCTGTGGCAG gtatcaAACACGGTGCTATACTTTACCGAGGTATTATGGCCCGAATTTACAATTTGGAACCTATTAGCAGCTATAATTCACTTCCAGAGAAATGCTCCGCCCCCTAAAATGAAGAGCAGTGTCAGTGATAAAGCGCAATTGTTTTTGGATAACCTCGAAAATCATAGACATCAACAGTTGGAGAAATATGTTAATTGTTAA